In Daphnia pulex isolate KAP4 chromosome 7, ASM2113471v1, one genomic interval encodes:
- the LOC124198366 gene encoding 5'-nucleotidase domain-containing protein 3-like, whose translation MCSLLGQRIFKHSRTPKYILPSTIFPIQKYFVSNVTALENAYENAKAYCKGKKPPPDVEVDGVFATNELDLKNVSVYGFDYDYTLACYKESVDHLIYNLGRETLVRKLKYPSEILKLNYQPGFAVRGLHFDIGKGLLLKVDSFHQIQLGCVYRGLTPLSDEEVLNLYGQHYIPADYLESYVHNGSQQGSSKMAQLADLFSVPEMSLLCNATEYFVNNHIDYHPDILFRDVKNAVQSIHPVMHQIVQNKPEDYLEKDPQLEVFFNRLINAGKKLFLVTNSPFNFVNKGMQYLIGKHWRDIFDVVIVQARKPKFFTDKNRPFRIYDLNHQNHVWDKVRKLEKGQVYTEGTVRQLQDMTGWKGGSVLYFGDHPYTDLADASLMHGWRTGAIIKELTSEIQTLNTSQFKWHVNWLQVLQQLIEQFQESEGEHSRKLIKEWIAERDQLRKDTKHVFNEQFGSLFRTYHNPTYFSRRLFRFADVYTSNVTNFLRFSPKHTFYARRGALPHEYRSWFV comes from the exons TTTTAGGGcaaagaattttcaaacacTCCCGAACCCCTAAGTATATTTTACCATCCACGATTTTTCCGATTCAGAAGTATTTTGTTTCTAACGTAACTGCCCTTGAAAATGCATATGAAAATGCCAAAGCATACTGCAAAG ggaAAAAACCTCCCCCCGATGTTGAAGTTGATGGGGTCTTTGCCACAAATGAATTAGAcctgaaaaatgtttctgtGTATGGGTTTGATTACGATTACACTCTAGCATGTTACAAAGAATCAGTTGATCACCTCATCTACAATCTTGGTCGTGAAACTCTAGTCCGGAAGCTAAAa tatcCTTCTGAAATCCTTAAGCTAAACTACCAGCCAGGTTTTGCTGTGAGAGGTCTTCACTTTGACATTGGAAAAGGATTGCTTCTAAAGGTGGACTCCTTCCATCAAATTCAGTTGGGATGTGTTTATAGGGGACTTACTCCACTTTCTGATGAAgaagttttaaatttatatgGGCAGCATTACATTCCAGCTGACTACTTAGAATCATATGTTCATAATGGATCCCAGCAG GGTTCTTCAAAGATGGCCCAGTTAGCTGATTTATTTTCAGTGCCTGAAATGTCCTTGTTGTGCAATGCTACAGAATATTTTGTCAACAACCACATAGACTACCATCCTGATATCCTCTTTAGGGATGTTAAA aaTGCAGTGCAAAGTATCCATCCAGTTATGCATCAAATTGTGCAAAACAAACCAGAGGATTATCTTGAGAAAGATCCTCAGTTGGAAGTGTTTTTCAATAGACTAATTAACGCCGGGAAAAAACTCTTCTTGGTTACAAATAGCCCTTTCAACTTTGT AAATAAGGGAATGCAGTACCTGATTGGCAAGCATTGGCGAGATATTTTTGATGTCGTTATAGTGCAAGCACGAAAGCCaaaattttttacagataAAAACCGCCCGTTTCGAATTTACGAcctcaaccaccaaaatcaTGTATGGGATAAAGTACGCAAGTTAGAAAAAGGACAAGTCTACACCGAG GGTACCGTCAGACAACTTCAAGATATGACCGGATGGAAAGGCGGATCGGTGCTGTATTTTGGAGATCACCCCTACACTGATTTAGCGGATGCTTCCTTGATGCATGGTTGGAGAACGGGTGCCATTATTAAAGAACTCACT TCAGAAATTCAAACGCTCAACACATCCCAATTCAAATGGCACGTTAATTGGCTTCAAGTTCTCCAACAGTTGATCGAACAATTTCAGGAGTCCGAGGGTGAACATTCACGAAAGCTTATTAAAGAATGGATCGCTGAGCGTGACCAACTCAG gAAAGATACAAAACATGTGTTCAACGAACAGTTTGGTAGCTTGTTTAGAACATACCACAACCCCACTTATTTCTCACGGCGTCTTTTCCGCTTTGCTGACGTTTACACGTCAAATGTGACTAATTTCTTGCGCTTCTCTCCTAAACACACATTTTACGCTCGACGAGGCGCTCTGCCGCACGAATATCGTTCTTGGTTCGTCTGA